From the Desulfolucanica intricata genome, the window AAATGATCCGAATTTCAAGATTTTAGCTCCACGTCCATACCAGCTGAAAAAACTTTCAAAATTTGATCTTGAAAGCCTTAAGAAGCATAACGCTTTTCAAAGCGATATTGTTATTGCTTTTACGTCGGATGATGAGAAGAATTTACAGGTAGCAAAGGAAGCAGAAAAAAATGGCGTAAAACAGGTAATTGCCAGGGTCGAAGATCAAACCGGCCGAGAACTGCCCGGTAATTCGAAAATACAGATGTTCTCAAGCTTTTTTTCCAATAAAACTTTGCTCAAGGCTCTTGTTGAATATCCTACATTAATTAATCTGGTCAGTTATGAAGGACACCTTCAGGAGATAGAATTGGGCAACCAAAAATATCACTATATGCGTCTTAGAGAAATCCCTTTTCTTGGAGATACCCTTGTCATCCGTATTTTCAGGAACAATGAGGTTATAGTTCCTCATGGAGATACCGTTCTTCATCTGGGCGATCGATTAATAGTCAGCGGTAACCCGATTGATACCAGGCAGTTAAGAAGAAAATTTAGGTAAGCAGCCGTTCAGTTCCAAAACTTGGCCATAAAAAAAACGCCGCTTTTATAAGCAACTGAGCATCATCACTATATTTCTCAATTTTACATTGCGCTTATCCGAAATTGCAATCAGCAGTCCGCCGTTAAAATTCAGGGGCTTGAAGGAGTAGTGGCAAAGAGAAAAGATAGCCGGAACGAATTCCGGCGTTCACCGGCCAGGTTGAAGATTAAGAATGTTGCTTATTGTAATGTAGTTCTCCTGGGCGGTACTTGTAACCACCCCTTTAATTTGCCAAATTTACAAATATCATTAAAGATATCCAATTCTTCTTTTCCAAAGTTTATGAGAATTTGTCTCAATGGGTCGTTAGTAATTATCGAACGTATGCTTCTGATATGGTTATCAATAAAATTTTGTATTCCCGAAAATATTTGCTTGAACATCAACCTGTCTTCCATCACCTCAGCATTTGCGGTAACGCGGACACTTTTAGGCGGTCTGTTTGGTAATGGTATCTGAAAGGTGTTCATTTCATTTTCTAAAATATTAACTTGTTTTTCTAAAGTTTCCTCTAAACCCTTTTTTAATAAAAGCTTAAAATCAGGGTCATGAGCAAAATTTTGATAAATCTGGGTTAACTCGATTATGTCATACCTGGAAACCAGTTGCTCCCAGATAAGAAATGCTTCCCCGGAATCAAGCATTGGTTTTTTTGCAGTTTCAGCTCTACCAAAGTGATAATTACCGATTTGCATAATTTTACCCCCATTGTCTTCATGAAGATTAACATATTATCGTTATTTTTTTATAAACCCCCAAAATATATACACTCCAAAGTCGTTTAGATAAAATATGTTCAGAGCACTCAACTTGTACCATCCCCTCCTTGTATAACTTTTTTATCCGGCGCAGGTACTGCTTCTGTCCATAAAAATACAGATAATCTTTTGGGTTAAGATTTAAAATATTAGTGAAAATGTAATAAAGAAAATATATAATAATAACTGGTAAATACAACTTTTTGGGGGGGCAAGACAAATGGATATTATTATAAGAGAAAGTTACGATGAAATGAGCAAGTATACAGCCAAAATTATTGCCCGCTTTGTAAAATCAAAGCCTGATTGCGTACTTGGACTGGCAACGGGAAGCACACCTATAGGTACCTACAAGGAACTTGTGAGAATGCACAAGGAAGAAGGACTCGACTTTTCACAAGTTAAAACTTTCAATCTTGATGAATATTACGGAACAGAAATTGATCTGGATAAACCCTACCATCTGGATCAGAGTTATGCAAGATTTATGCACGAGGAACTTTTTAAGCATATCAATATCAAAAAAGAAAATATACATATACCCGATGGAATGACAAAGGAACCTGAAAAGTTTTGCAAATGGTATGAAGAAGAAATTAAAAAAGCCGGTGGAATAGATTTACAGCTTCTAGGAATAGGTGGTGATGGACACTGGGCATTTAACGAACCCGGATCATCACTTGCATCCAGAACGAGAATTCAAGCCTTAACACAACAAACCCTTGATGATAATTATGAGAGTTTCTATAAAAAAGCCGGAATAGAAAGAGCCCAGATGCCACATTTTGCCATAACAATGGGAATTGGAACTATTTTAGAAGCTAAAAATATCATCATGATTGCAAATGGAATAAAGAAGGCTGATGTAGTTGCAAAATGTATCGAAGGTCCTGTCACTTCCCAAATCACTGCTTCAGCAATACAACTACACAGTGGAGGAATTACTGTAGTACTTGACAAGGATGCTGCTTCAAAACTAAAAGGTCTTGAGCACTATATGCATGTAGAAAAGTTAAAGCAAGATTATGGTTTTTTGCCAGTCATTTAGTTAGAAAAGCTTATTTTTTCCCTTCGTGAAAAACTCGTCAAAATTTGACGAGTTTTTAGTACCTATATTTACCTTAAAAAAACTCTTCTTTTTCTTCCTTTGTGTAAAACAGTTTCATGTTCTCTTCTTCGGTTAGTTTGCTGCCTTCATAATTTAGTAAATACGTCCTGGCATTATTTCTATTAATTAGGGCTTTTTCTTCTAAAGTTCTTATTTTTTCAGGTATACCTTCATCAATGAGCATTTTCCTAATCTGTTTGAAAATACTGAAATTCCCATATAGAAACTTACCTTCATAAAGAATTTTTGAAGCAACCATGGATTTAAAATTATTAAATTTCAGTTGCTCTTTTACCTTTGAAATATCTTTTATAATATAATCAATCTCTTCATTATAACTGGGATTTTTTAGAAGAAAGTTCTTTTGATCATATATAGCTAGATCAAGCGCATTAATAATACTGTCGGGTAAACCTTGGGTAACCACAACAATATCAAGGTCAGAACCCTTAACTAGCTCACCGGTAGATGCTTCAGGTCTTGGTTCTAAGTGTGACATTTCATATGCCACATCACCTGCAATAATAAAACTTGCACCTGTTTTTATAATTTGTGAAGCTTCTTGGGATTCAACAATTTTTGTTATTACATTTTGTGCCAGCTCAAATTTCTTTTTACTTATTTCTTTTATCTCTTGGTGAAGCAATTCAGCCTTCATATGTATTTCATGAATATTCTTTTCAGTACCAATTACGGTGTAACCATAAAACTCCCTTATGATAGAAGGTGAAAGTCTGGCATACCCTTCCACCTGCCTATCAAGCCTTAGGTATCTGGTCCCTATTGTTTTTGTAACCACCCTTTCACTACTATTACAAATTTTCCAGGCGGAGAATTCGTCTATCCTGATTTTTTCAAGTAATTCTTTCCCGGTTAAAGGACCCTGATTATCCAAGAGTTCAATTATTTTTTCTCTTTTGTCCATAGTTTATTCCTTTCTGCAACTCCGTATTAATTCTCATATTATGAGTTCTGCAGAAGAAAAGGCTTCTCCTGCCGAAAAAGATACGCGGAGCAAACCGCCAGCACACTGCCTGACACCGAGGCAACACCGTAAGCTAAAACCTTATTGGCCCCGGCACCAAAATATTTTAAAACCGATGCCCGTGACACAAATATGGAAATGGCTCCGGCAATAAAAAATGCCGGTACAAGACAAAGCCAAAAACACAGCAACCATCAATATAAAATTAGTCCGTTCCTTCATAATATTGATTAATCTTATTCGGTACTTATGCAACCATCGCTGACATACATTTCTCTTAACAAAATAATCAATAAAAGTTACCTGGGTGTCCATATTATAATAGCGGCACCAATTAATGCGATTCCGGCTCCTATCCAATCATAGCGATCAGGTTTCTTTTTATCAATACCCCATCCCCATAACAAAGAAAGTATGATAAAAATACCACCATACGCAGCGTATACCCTTCCGAAATTAGGATAATCTTGCAACGTAGGAATTACCCCGTATATCACAAGAATTATACAACCGGCTGCGCCAACAAAAATATGCTTTTTCTCACGAAGCCATAACCAAACCAAATAACCTCCACCAATTTCTGCAAGACCGGCCAAAACAAATAGAATTGCTGATTTTATTAGCATCCTCTGTTTACCCCTTTTCCTGTTCTTTTCGTGGAGTCCAAAGAATAATTGCCGTCCCAACTAATGCTATAACCGTACCAAGCCAATCATAAAAATCAGGGATTCTATTATCGATCCACCAGCCCCACAATATTGACATTATAATAAAAACGCCCCCGTATGCGGCATAAACTCGCCCAAAGCTGGGAAACTGCTGAAATGTTGGAATCACTCCGTAAAGAATCAACACAAATGCTCCTAATATACCCCAGATAATACTTGCATCATACCGTAACCATATCCATACAAAGTATCCCCCGCCTATTTCAGCCAAACCGGCCAGAAAAAAAAGAATTACAGACCTTACAATCATTTTTACCCCCCTAATACTACTACCCGACTTTTAGTAAATCTATATAGACAATCTTAACACCTTTCGAAAAAATATACACAAAAACGTCACCGCCGGCTGGAAGCACACACTGGAATAAACCGCACATACCCCTATAAACAGAGACAGCGCAAACGCCGGCAGCCGGAATTCCTGCTTATGACGGTAGGTCGTTCCTTTTGGCCCGGTGTACCAATGGTGCGCAAGTTCTCCGTTTCCGGCGCCGTTGGTACTGCGGGCCGACATGCACAAACCGTAAGAATTGACCTGGATTTTTAAACAAAAAAACGATAGACTTCGGGCGTTTTTCCCGGTGTCTATCGTATCCTTTATTAATTTAACCGGTAGATGGACAAATGTACCAAATTTTATCTTATTTTCTAAAGCATCGGTTCTCAATTATTCTATTATTTACAAGATGGTTATTAGGCCTGCATTAAAAGAGCATTAACCACCGCCACCGCAATTGTGCTTCCTCCCTTGGTACCGGGGACGGTGATATACGGGACAGCCATACTCATCAGCAATTCTTTGCTTTCCTTGGCCCCCACAAAGCCCACCGGGACTCCTACAACCAGTGCCGGAGCAACTTCCCCCCTATTAATTAAGTTACAAAGGGTAACCAGCGCAGTGGGAGCGTTGCCAATAACAACAATGCCGCCATCCAGCTCGTCTGCCGCATGACGCATGGCAACCATGGCACGGGTCAAACCCTCTCGCTGAGCCTGCTCCGTCACTTGCGGGTCACTA encodes:
- a CDS encoding potassium channel family protein, whose translation is MLASTLSLVIAASAVGMKIGIISATLNTTLVLAAAITVMVSPVIFQKLLPAVETQGETKVSLVGVNAVTLSLAQDLIKDGYKVTIYGQNDPNFKILAPRPYQLKKLSKFDLESLKKHNAFQSDIVIAFTSDDEKNLQVAKEAEKNGVKQVIARVEDQTGRELPGNSKIQMFSSFFSNKTLLKALVEYPTLINLVSYEGHLQEIELGNQKYHYMRLREIPFLGDTLVIRIFRNNEVIVPHGDTVLHLGDRLIVSGNPIDTRQLRRKFR
- a CDS encoding DUF3231 family protein, producing MQIGNYHFGRAETAKKPMLDSGEAFLIWEQLVSRYDIIELTQIYQNFAHDPDFKLLLKKGLEETLEKQVNILENEMNTFQIPLPNRPPKSVRVTANAEVMEDRLMFKQIFSGIQNFIDNHIRSIRSIITNDPLRQILINFGKEELDIFNDICKFGKLKGWLQVPPRRTTLQ
- the nagB gene encoding glucosamine-6-phosphate deaminase, with the translated sequence MDIIIRESYDEMSKYTAKIIARFVKSKPDCVLGLATGSTPIGTYKELVRMHKEEGLDFSQVKTFNLDEYYGTEIDLDKPYHLDQSYARFMHEELFKHINIKKENIHIPDGMTKEPEKFCKWYEEEIKKAGGIDLQLLGIGGDGHWAFNEPGSSLASRTRIQALTQQTLDDNYESFYKKAGIERAQMPHFAITMGIGTILEAKNIIMIANGIKKADVVAKCIEGPVTSQITASAIQLHSGGITVVLDKDAASKLKGLEHYMHVEKLKQDYGFLPVI
- a CDS encoding permease — its product is MLCFWLCLVPAFFIAGAISIFVSRASVLKYFGAGANKVLAYGVASVSGSVLAVCSAYLFRQEKPFLLQNS
- a CDS encoding YnfA family protein → MLIKSAILFVLAGLAEIGGGYLVWLWLREKKHIFVGAAGCIILVIYGVIPTLQDYPNFGRVYAAYGGIFIILSLLWGWGIDKKKPDRYDWIGAGIALIGAAIIIWTPR
- a CDS encoding YnfA family protein, with the protein product MVRSVILFFLAGLAEIGGGYFVWIWLRYDASIIWGILGAFVLILYGVIPTFQQFPSFGRVYAAYGGVFIIMSILWGWWIDNRIPDFYDWLGTVIALVGTAIILWTPRKEQEKG